The genomic window TGACGATCTTGGTTATCTCGCGGTTTTCTATGACGTCAAATTCGGGGTTGATATCCCTCGAGAAGGGATTGAAAAAACTGTTCTCCCTCAGGTCTTTTTCTATGATGTGACCGATATTCGTAAAGGTGAGGTACGGGATCTGCTCCGTTTTCAGGATGTCGGTGATGATGCCCTTGAGGTTGATAATGGAATCATAGAGAAGAAGAAGACTTTTTTCCGGGACGTCCTGCTTGTAGAGCTCTTCCCTGAAGGCGTCTCTCTTTTTGTCGTTGAGGTATTTGCTGACGGCGAATTTCTGGAACCAGTAAATATTTCTCTTGCTCTCGGGAATGATACTTTCAAGAAGTCCCAGGACCCTGAGAATACCATCCCTCACCACAGAGAGCTCAAGAAAAAAGTTCCTGGCCGCGACATGTTCTTTCGGGAGGGGAAGGTTCTCAATGTTGAAGAAACGGTCAAGGGCCCTCAGGAGCACGTCAAGCTCGGAAAAGATCTCCCTGTTCTTCTCCCTTGACAAAGCGACCCAGTTGTCTGAAAACGTTTTTGTGAGTAATTCTTTAGCAGACATAGGTTCACGCCGATGAATGATGAATCACGAAGGACATGCTACTTTCTCAGCACATGGACCGCAGAGCCATGGACGTCCTCGGCTGCCTCGTATATGCCTTCGGAGAGCGTGGGATGTGCATGGATTGTGGCGGTGATGTCCCTCACCGTGAGGCCTGCCTCCATCGCAACGGCGACCTCATGGATGAGATCAGATGCATGGGGACCGATGATATGGCCGCCGATGACCTTATCGGTCTCGGAGTCGGCGACGATCTTGATGAAGCCCGATATCTCACCGATGGCATGGGCCTTGGCGAGTCCTCGAAAGGGGAAGTGGCCTGTCCTGACGGCAATTCCCTTTTCCCCTGCTTCATGTTCCCTCATGCCGACAGAGGCGATCTCAGGAGACGTGAAGATGGCGGCAGGTACAACGGAGTAATCAATCATGCTCTCCCTGCCGCAGGCGTTGGAGGCAGCCACCATTCCTTCGCGCGAGGCCTTGTGCGCAAGGAGCATACCTCCGACAACATCGCCGACGGCATAAATATGCCTGACGCTCGTCTCCATCTTTTCGTTGACGATGATCCGGCCGCGGGCGTCTTTTTCTACGCCGAGGGCTTCAAGTCCGATCCCTTCGCTGTTGAGCGCCCTGCCAATTGAGACAAGGACCTTCTCCGCCGTGATCTCTGTGCCGTCGGTAAGGACCGCGGAGAGACCATCAGTTCTTGTCTCAACCTTTGAGACGCCGGCGCCGGTGATGAGTCGTATCTTCTTCTTCCTAAATTCTCTTTCGAGCTGTTCCGATATCTCAAAGTCCTCTGTTGATACCGCCCTCGAAAGCGCCTCCACCAAGGTCACCTCTGTTCCGAACTCGTTGAAGATGCATCCGAATTCTGAGCCGATGACGCCGGCGCCGACGA from Thermodesulfovibrionales bacterium includes these protein-coding regions:
- the lpdA gene encoding dihydrolipoyl dehydrogenase; this translates as MRIAVLGGGPGGYVAALKASQLGAQVMVIEKDEVGGTCLNWGCIPTKTLIASAEAFLRAKNLADFGIDLAGSLSPNLTKIMERKNKVVSIQVKGIRALFKSWGVSLIEGKGTLVSPGRIEVEKRGGERETVEAEKIIIATGSRPAQVPGLPFDGRNILSSDDMVRVSEIPRSLFIVGAGVIGSEFGCIFNEFGTEVTLVEALSRAVSTEDFEISEQLEREFRKKKIRLITGAGVSKVETRTDGLSAVLTDGTEITAEKVLVSIGRALNSEGIGLEALGVEKDARGRIIVNEKMETSVRHIYAVGDVVGGMLLAHKASREGMVAASNACGRESMIDYSVVPAAIFTSPEIASVGMREHEAGEKGIAVRTGHFPFRGLAKAHAIGEISGFIKIVADSETDKVIGGHIIGPHASDLIHEVAVAMEAGLTVRDITATIHAHPTLSEGIYEAAEDVHGSAVHVLRK